DNA from Rhinatrema bivittatum chromosome 1, aRhiBiv1.1, whole genome shotgun sequence:
AATATTTTACTGTTACTAATGATATAAAGGAAATGTATTCATTGAAAATATGTAATTGATGTATGTAAatgtatacatatacacactTTGATGTAAATGATAAGTGCCAAGTAAAAacttgtttttacattttacttttagGGTCTCATGACTCCTTCAGTTTCTACATTGATGAAGCCTCTCCAGTGGGTCCTGAACAACCAGAAACTGTTCAGAATTTTGTCTCCGTGTTTGGGACAGTAGCTAAAAAGTTGATGAGAAAGTGGTTGGCGACACAGACAATGACTTTTACAAGCCAGATGGAGGCTGGGATACGATACTTTGACCTTCGAATTTCCACCAAACCCAGAGATCCTGACAATGAACTCTATTTTGCTCATGGTTTATTCAGTGCCAAAGTCAATGAAGGCCTTGAAGAGATCAATGCTTTTCTTACTGAACACCACAAAGAAGTAGTCTTCTTGGACTTCAATCATTTCTATGGGATGCAGAAATACCATCATGAAAACCTTGTGCAAATGCTTAAAGACATATTTGGAAATAAGATGTGCCCAGCTATTTTTGCCCAAGAAGTAAGTCTTCAGTACCTGTGGGAAAAAAATTATCAAATACTGGTATTCTACCACAGTCCAGTGGCTCTGGAAGTGTCCTTTCTCTGGCCTGGACAGATGATGCCAGCTCCATGGGCAAACACGACAGACACAGAAAAACTGATTCAGTTTCTCCAGTCATCCATTATTGAAAAAAGGAAGAAGGGCTCCTTTTTCATATCTCAGGTGGTGCTGACCCCAAAAGCTAGTACAGTGGTTA
Protein-coding regions in this window:
- the PLCXD3 gene encoding PI-PLC X domain-containing protein 3; the protein is MASSQGKSDVQFADWMASLPESIHSIPLTNLAIPGSHDSFSFYIDEASPVGPEQPETVQNFVSVFGTVAKKLMRKWLATQTMTFTSQMEAGIRYFDLRISTKPRDPDNELYFAHGLFSAKVNEGLEEINAFLTEHHKEVVFLDFNHFYGMQKYHHENLVQMLKDIFGNKMCPAIFAQEVSLQYLWEKNYQILVFYHSPVALEVSFLWPGQMMPAPWANTTDTEKLIQFLQSSIIEKRKKGSFFISQVVLTPKASTVVKGVTSGLRETITERALPAMMHWVRTQKPGESGINIVTADFVELGEFISTIINLNYLLDEGEADTT